TCGTCCTCCCCCGACCTCCGTTCGACCGCGGCCAGGTGGCGGTCGAGCGCGGTCTTGACCGCCTCGGCGGCGGCACGTACCTCGGCAGCGGTGGGCTGCACAGCATCAGACATAGAGCAGACGCTATCCGTACCGGGCCCCGGCCCGCACAATAGATGCGATGCCGGAATACGAATTTGCCGACGTGTACGTGCCGCGGGGGGTATCCCGCAAGGACGCCACACGTCTGCTGACGGACCATGCCGAGTACGGACACTGGGAGTTGGACCGACTGAGCCTGATGCGCGATGGCAGCCGCAGGGTGCGGCTGCGCCGGCGGATCATCCGCCAGGTGCGGGCCACGTGGTGAGGCACGACGAACGGAGCGGGCCCCGCCACGACGGGGCCCGCTCCGTTTCACTCGCCGCGCCCCCTGCGGGGGCACGCGGCGCGCGGCCCTAGGCCGAGGCGCGCGCCTTGCGGTAGAGGACCGCGCCCGCCAGCAGCGCACCGGCGCCGACCGGGAGCACCAGGCCGATCGGCAGGTCACTTCCGGTGTGTGCGAGTTCCGCGCTGCCCAGGGGCTGGCTGACGGTCTGGGTGCCGGGGTGGTTGCCGTGGGTGCCGCCGCCCGGAGTGCCGGGGACGGACGGGGTAACCGGAGAACCGGGGGGACCGGGCTCCACGGGGTTTGCGGGGTTGCCCGGGATTCCGGGGTGCCCCGGGTTGCCGGGCGGGATGTTCCGGCTGCCGCCGGGCGGGGTGTGGTGACCGCCGCCGGAGCCGTTGCCGCAGTCGTTGCCCATCGCGGGGTTGCCGATGCCGATGACGTCGACGCTGTTGCCGCAGACGTTCACGGGGGCGTCGATCGGTACCTCGACGTGGTTGCCCGAGCCCACTCCGGGCGAACCGCCGGTGTGTCCGCCGGCGTGCGCGCCCCCTGAGCCGCCCGAGCCCCCTGAACCGCCGTGGCCGGCGTGGCCGGCGTGTCCGCCGTGCCCGTGACCGCCCTGGCTGCCGTGACTTCCCGGGCCGCCCGAGCCGCCGTATCCGCCGTGCGACCCGCCGCTCTTGTTGGCACAGCTGTTGCCCATGGCGGGGTTGAGGACCCCGACGACGTCCACGGTGTTGCCGCAGGCGTTCACCGGCGCGTGCACCGGCGCCGACACGGTGTTGCCCGACAGCACGCCGGGTGAGTTCACGCTTGATCCGCTCGCGCCCGAGTCGGCGTGGGCGGCTCCTCCCGCGGCGGCGATCACGCCGGTCGCGGCCGCCACTGTCATCAGGCCCTTGCGGGTGACTTGTCGCATGTGCTGAATCCCTGCCTTCGACGTTGTCTGGAAATGCCGCTGCTGCGCGGCTCTTCTCCCCTTCGAAAAGGCCGGTCGGCCCCGGAGCGCATGGCACGCGCTCCGGGGCCGACAGACTCAACCCTGTTAACTAAGGGCGAGGCACAACGTCACTTGTTGATGCAGGTGTTGCCGAAGGCGGGGTTCAGCAAGCCGATCACGGAGACCGTGTTGCCGCAGACGTTCACGGGGACGTGAACAGGCACCTGCACGACGTTGCCGGACAGCACGCCCGGGGAACCGATGGCGGCACCCTGGGCACCGGCGTCGGCGACGGCAAGGCCGGCACCCGCGAGAACCAGACCACCGGTGGCAGCCGCAGCGGCGACGATCTTCTTGATCATTATTCCTCCTTGTTGGCAATGCGATCCCAAGCAGCGGATCGCATCACCTGTAACGAGGAGGGAGTAATGGAGCTACGAGCTTATGAGCGCATTCACTCTTCTCAGTCAGTTCCGTACAGGTTGCCGATTACGGAGGTCACGACGCGTCGATGAAACGGTCGAGAACGCGCACGCCGAACTTCAGGCCGTCCACCGGCACCCGCTCGTCGACACCGTGGAACATGCCGGCGAAGTCCAGCTCCGGGGGCAGCTTGAGCGGCGCGAAGCCGAAGCCGCGGATACCCAGCTCGTCGAAGGACTTCGCGTCGGTGCCGCCGGAGAGCATGTACGGGACGGCCTTGGCGGCCGGGTCCTCCGCGACC
This is a stretch of genomic DNA from Streptomyces sp. NBC_00285. It encodes these proteins:
- the chpH gene encoding chaplin ChpH; translated protein: MIKKIVAAAAATGGLVLAGAGLAVADAGAQGAAIGSPGVLSGNVVQVPVHVPVNVCGNTVSVIGLLNPAFGNTCINK
- a CDS encoding chaplin, translating into MRQVTRKGLMTVAAATGVIAAAGGAAHADSGASGSSVNSPGVLSGNTVSAPVHAPVNACGNTVDVVGVLNPAMGNSCANKSGGSHGGYGGSGGPGSHGSQGGHGHGGHAGHAGHGGSGGSGGSGGAHAGGHTGGSPGVGSGNHVEVPIDAPVNVCGNSVDVIGIGNPAMGNDCGNGSGGGHHTPPGGSRNIPPGNPGHPGIPGNPANPVEPGPPGSPVTPSVPGTPGGGTHGNHPGTQTVSQPLGSAELAHTGSDLPIGLVLPVGAGALLAGAVLYRKARASA
- a CDS encoding DUF5703 family protein encodes the protein MPEYEFADVYVPRGVSRKDATRLLTDHAEYGHWELDRLSLMRDGSRRVRLRRRIIRQVRATW